The Desulfohalovibrio reitneri genome contains a region encoding:
- a CDS encoding sigma-54-dependent transcriptional regulator — protein sequence MAGVLIVDDDMQLCKALGKVMESMGHSAATAGFLSQGLDLCRRRSFDVVILDIRLPDGSGLDALPAFRECPDKPEVIILSGSSDPDGAELAIRSGAWSYIPKPPTLSKIRLPVERAIEYRRHKLSRSAEFSLDRCGIVGQSRALTACLDQVAQAARSDANVLVTGETGTGKELIARALHVNSARAKGPFVVVDCASLPDNLVESTLFGHQRGAFTGADRASPGLIREAHHGTLFLDEIGELPLVMQKAFLRVLQERRYRPVGGGPEVESDFRLVAATNRDLDEMVSRWAFRQDLLFRVRTILVEVPPLRERGGDVRPLAEHALARMPNGQGKHLSPEFLEALGRYHWPGNVRELMNAVQSAAAASGGQAVLSPAHLPMDIRVHLARTSISGGGRSEEEGGPGEPESLPTLRETRERAMEEVERQYLLDLLAATGGVVEESCRVSGLSRARFYALLKKYGVSRKAFREPVD from the coding sequence ATGGCCGGGGTGCTCATCGTGGACGACGACATGCAGCTGTGCAAGGCGCTCGGCAAGGTCATGGAGAGCATGGGGCACAGCGCGGCCACGGCCGGATTCCTCTCCCAGGGTCTGGACCTTTGCCGCCGCCGCTCTTTCGACGTGGTCATCCTGGATATCCGCCTGCCCGACGGCAGCGGCCTGGACGCCCTGCCCGCCTTCCGCGAGTGCCCCGACAAGCCGGAGGTCATCATCCTCTCCGGCTCCTCCGATCCGGACGGCGCGGAGCTGGCCATACGCAGCGGGGCCTGGAGCTACATCCCCAAGCCGCCCACCCTGAGCAAGATCCGGCTGCCGGTGGAGCGGGCCATCGAGTACCGCCGCCACAAGCTCAGCCGCAGCGCCGAGTTCAGCCTGGACCGCTGCGGCATCGTGGGCCAGAGCCGCGCCCTGACCGCCTGCCTGGACCAGGTGGCCCAGGCCGCCCGAAGCGACGCCAACGTGCTGGTCACGGGCGAGACGGGCACCGGCAAGGAGCTCATCGCCCGCGCCCTGCACGTCAACAGCGCCCGGGCCAAGGGGCCGTTCGTGGTGGTCGACTGCGCCTCCCTGCCGGACAACCTGGTGGAGAGCACCCTCTTCGGCCACCAGCGCGGTGCCTTCACCGGAGCTGACCGCGCCTCGCCGGGCCTCATCCGCGAGGCGCACCACGGCACCCTCTTCCTGGACGAAATTGGCGAGTTGCCCCTGGTCATGCAAAAGGCCTTTTTGCGCGTGCTGCAGGAGCGCCGCTACCGTCCAGTGGGCGGCGGGCCGGAGGTGGAGAGCGACTTCCGCCTGGTGGCGGCCACCAACCGCGACCTGGACGAGATGGTTTCCCGCTGGGCCTTCCGCCAGGACCTGCTCTTCCGGGTTCGCACCATCCTGGTGGAGGTTCCCCCGTTGCGCGAGCGGGGCGGCGACGTGCGCCCGCTGGCCGAACACGCCCTGGCCAGGATGCCCAACGGCCAGGGCAAGCACCTCTCACCGGAGTTTCTGGAGGCGCTGGGCCGCTACCACTGGCCCGGCAACGTGCGGGAACTGATGAACGCGGTGCAGAGCGCGGCTGCGGCTTCCGGCGGGCAGGCGGTGCTTTCTCCTGCCCACCTGCCCATGGACATCCGGGTCCACCTGGCCCGCACTTCCATTTCCGGCGGCGGACGGTCGGAGGAGGAGGGCGGCCCGGGCGAGCCCGAGTCACTGCCCACCCTGCGCGAGACGCGGGAGCGGGCCATGGAGGAGGTGGAACGGCAATACCTCCTCGACCTGCTGGCCGCCACCGGCGGCGTGGTGGAGGAGTCCTGCCGCGTCTCCGGCCTGTCC